The Juglans microcarpa x Juglans regia isolate MS1-56 chromosome 2D, Jm3101_v1.0, whole genome shotgun sequence DNA window CTACTTCATTTCTTCAATGTTTCCAATCTTCTAATCTTCTAAAGTCACTCCACCGTCCAAAGCTTTATTTccctcttttttccttttttttttccttctcactTTTTGTAACCAAAGCATCCATTTTATCCTACCTACCCGTCTTCTCCAACCCCAACCTCcactctctctctgtctctttccTAGGAATTTTTATCTTCGGAGTCATATATCCAACAATATGTTTGATTTTGGAGATGAACTCTCAATAGAAGGGTACAGAATTCCTTGGCTTATATGGATCCAGCTCCTGGTCTTACTTCTCCTTGTCTGTCTCCTCTATAGCTTCACCCTTTTTGCCTCGGATCGCTTGGACTTCACCGCCGGCGCTTCCATATCTGCCAGTCGTCTCGTTTCCAACGAGACCCAAATAGACAAACTGATTCCCAAGCGCAACACCACAAGGATTCGTACGAATTGCTTGGAGGCTACCCAGGTATGGTTAGGATAATCTTGCCATTCTTAAGTTTTCTGTGTCTTTTTTCACATGTTCTTAATAAAACCCAGCCTTCCTGAAACTTTCTCCCTTTTAATATAACCTCTTTCTTGCGTTTGGCTGCTTAGAAAATGTTAGAAAGAAAGGACTTTTATGGTCTTCAACCTTAGATTTTATCCATTTGTTTGAGACCCAGTTATGGACTGTCTTTGGTCGAtcagttatcaacaattcaattCGGCTTTCTtgagtttgttttttgtttttctgcaaAAAACATCACTACATGGTTGGTTCTTATGCCCATTGTTTGTTTCGTTTACAACCTTCTGATCTATTTTCCCCCCTTTCCTTTTTGGGTAAGTAAAACCTGCCTAATCTTTCCGAACAGCATTCGGTACCATTGCAGGACGTTTCCTATTGTATCCTGATGaccatttaaacaaaaataaaaagtaaaaatagtaTATAAAAGTTGTGTTCACTTCGGTTTATTTCAGCTTTCTATTTCACAATGATTTCATGccaaatcatttgaaaattattgCGGCTTTAGGATTTGTTTtgaccgataaaaaaaaaaaagatagaaaattgGTACCGTAATTAAGAATCAGTGATCTCTTCTAAGTGGGGTTTGGCCTcggttttcttttcatcttcatttcCAATTTTCTCCTAGTAAAGAAGTTGAGTAATAGCTAAAAAGGAAGATGAATCAGACGCTACAAGAGGCCCAAAACCCAATTCATTGTTTGTCATAATTCTTTCAAGAAGCAAATCCAGCTACTTCTAatatttttcccagaaaatatgcgtgtatatatagtaattatgtgccaaaatataaagttaagGAAGTTTTGTCTAAAGTAATTAACTCTATTGAAGATGCTTAGGTGATCCTTGCAAGCTTGGATTTCCTTTATGCTTTAGAGTTCATCATATTATATACGTTTAAAATTAGGTAAATTAGGTCACATATTCC harbors:
- the LOC121250704 gene encoding uncharacterized protein LOC121250704 → MFDFGDELSIEGYRIPWLIWIQLLVLLLLVCLLYSFTLFASDRLDFTAGASISASRLVSNETQIDKLIPKRNTTRIRTNCLEATQVGEQVIKGEITTSTSRRLVREGEEVAEREGSSATQKYQCHHPCDFFMQARIAFLKCLGLDDNSYPSEQRKRKEQRKGRES